One genomic window of Bactrocera dorsalis isolate Fly_Bdor chromosome 4, ASM2337382v1, whole genome shotgun sequence includes the following:
- the LOC105230379 gene encoding NADH dehydrogenase [ubiquinone] 1 alpha subcomplex subunit 13, translating into MSAAASATRKQDMPPPGGYKKIPYLRVPAKSYFTGFQMLAGYAVVTAAGMYVYYLTAKQIHREEIENRSAQNVIYPLLIAERDREFLKQLRRNRDEEAKLMANVPGWEVGTWYGEPVYKTLPKDTLVTPLFKEFYAHTDYKSYAKRAHLKLWS; encoded by the exons ATGTCGGCTGCAGCTAGTGCCACTAGAAAGCAGGATATGCCCCCACCGGGTGGCTATAAGAAAATTCCATATCTGCGTGTTCCAGCCAAGAGTTATTTCACAG GCTTTCAAATGCTGGCCGGATACGCGGTTGTTACAGCCGCAGGAATGTATGTGTACTATTTGACTGCCAAGCAAATTCATCGTGAAGAGATAGAAaatcgttctgcccaaaatgtCATATATCCCTTGCTTATAGCAGAACGAGATCGTGAATTTCTGAAGCAACTGCGCCGTAATCGCGACGAAGAAGCCAAATTAATGGCAAATGTGCCCGGTTGGGAG GTTGGTACTTGGTATGGTGAGCCCGTCTACAAGACCCTTCCTAAAGATACCCTTGTAACTCCCCTATTCAAGGAATTCTATGCTCATACCGATTATAAATCCTACGCCAAGCGCGCCCATCTGAAATTGTGGTCTTAA
- the LOC105230378 gene encoding zinc finger protein 225, which produces MNPKRAKFTTLTSTVKEEVVPVLIHDPNAPDGAQYAYATFTSAEESESAVESLSGTHETIVSTQEVIIDEHGRAVTIQQLVDNHSVEEVETVEENDGTHTILHIVPSSPIPEETGTESGGDGDASLSPTDSMGNRSKTFYCPNCGNCYSAAGSLKLHMRACMKQREEVPPEQRKCEICNKVFNSVSYLKEHMMRHTGEGPRRCTRCYRKFIDEGKWKAHMESHKQQDKLDAEAQALAEQHGGKKIVVKEFTCSFCSQNFTVVFEEGQVKRRYACDECREKYSNAEQLKQHKQMLGEKRDFHCERCGRKFVFEGFLQRHLPTCDGTIKRRRDMK; this is translated from the coding sequence atgaaCCCAAAGCGAGCCAAATTCACAACACTGACTTCAACGGTTAAAGAGGAAGTGGTTCCGGTACTGATTCATGATCCCAATGCTCCAGATGGTGCGCAATATGCATATGCGACATTTACCTCTGCGGAAGAATCTGAATCTGCGGTTGAATCATTGTCTGGAACACATGAAACGATTGTAAGCACACAAGAAGTGATAATTGATGAACATGGACGTGCTGTAACCATTCAGCAGCTAGTCGATAATCATTCTGTCGAAGAGGTGGAGACCGTGGAAGAAAACGATGGCACACATACCATTTTACATATTGTACCTTCATCGCCAATTCCCGAAGAGACGGGAACTGAAAGCGGTGGAGATGGTGATGCCAGCCTTAGCCCAACTGATTCGATGGGCAACCGTTCTAAGACTTTTTATTGCCCAAATTGTGGCAATTGCTACAGTGCTGCTGGGTCATTAAAACTACATATGCGCGCTTGTATGAAGCAGCGTGAAGAGGTTCCGCCAGaacaaagaaaatgtgaaatatgcAATAAGGTATTCAATTCAGTTTCGTATTTAAAAGAGCATATGATGCGACACACAGGGGAAGGCCCAAGACGATGTACTCggtgttatagaaaatttattgacGAGGGTAAATGGAAAGCGCATATGGAGAGCCATAAACAACAAGATAAACTAGACGCGGAAGCTCAGGCTTTAGCTGAACAGCATGGAGGGAAAAAGATAGTGGTTAAAGAGTTCACATGCTCATTTTGTTCACAAAACTTTACGGTGGTATTCGAAGAAGGCCAAGTAAAACGGCGTTACGCCTGTGATGAGTGCCGTGAGAAGTATTCCAATGCGGAACAATTAAAACAGCACAAACAAATGTTAGGAGAGAAGCGCGATTTCCATTGCGAACGTTGTGGGCGCAAATTTGTATTTGAGGGTTTCTTGCAGAGACATCTTCCAACTTGTGATGGTACAATTAAACGACGACGGGACATGAAGTAA